CTAAAACCATATTTGGAGACAGCATAGAATACTCAAAGAATAATTATGAAGCTCTTGAAGGAGCTGACGCTTTAATTCTTGTTACTGAATGGAATGAGTTTAGAAGACCTGATTTTGATAAAATCAAGAAACTCCTTAAGCAGCCTGTTATTTTCGATGGCAGAAATCAATACGAACCTAAACGTATGTATAGACGTGGCTTTACTTATTTCTCTATTGGGAAACAAGAACGACAAATAAAAATTCCTGGCGGTTAAGCCAGGAACACAAACGTTAGCTCTCTCTAATATTATCTACCTATATTTACTATAGTTCTTAATATTTGGTTTTGTGCATCAAAGGTTCTACCATTTGCATCGATACCCCTTTGAGCAACTATCATATTTGCAAATTCAGATGTCAGGTCAACGTTAGAAGACTCAAGGCTTCCTGATACAAGACTTCCCATTCCTCCGGAATCACCAATTCCAAAAGTTGCATAACCTGCGTTTGGCCCAATGGTAAATCTATTACCATTTTCTGCTATTAAACCTGCGGAGTTAGTAACTTTTGTCATTTGCAATTGTAATTCCTGCGGTTTTACAGCATTTGCTACTACAGTAACGCCATCGCCTCTAACTTGATAACCACTCGTAGTGGAATAAAGTAGTTCTCTGCTTGCGTCACCCGTAACTGTAATCTGGCAACCATTGGAGTAATAAGCTGTTATTGCACCATCTGCACCAACTGAATAAGATTTATATGTAGTAGTACTGGATGTACCATCATCAGGTCTTATTGTGACAGAGTTAGCTGTTAATGCCATGCTATCATACGTAACTGTAGTACCGGCTGTGGTTGGCGTTGCAGTGGCTAATTGAGTGGCAGCTAAGAAATTACTGGTATCTGATGTGGCACTCATTCCAAAACTTGTAACAACTGTATTATTGTATGATAATCTAAGTTTTCCGCTTGCTACGCTAGCAGTTACGCCAGTTGCAGCTGTGTTAATATCTGTAGCTACACTATCTAATGTGCTATCTGCATCAATAGTAAATTCATGGTCTGTGCCGTTTACTGTTAATGTAAACGTCCCGTCATTGATAGTAGCATTAGCAGTGTTTGAAAGTAGTTCAGCTCCTGTTGATGTTGCAGTTGACTCAGTTATACTTAATGATTGAGGTATTTTAATTGGAGTTGTACTTCCTGTTGTGCTATTAATATCTGAAGTGCCTAAAACCTTTAATCCCTTTGGGCTTGTCAGATATCCTTGAGAATCAACTCTAAAGTTTCCTGCTCTACTTAGTACTAATGATCCTTCTGAATCAGTAAGTGTAAAGAATCCATTACCATTGATGTATAAGTCATTAGCATTATTTGTAGTTTGTACAGATCCATTAGCAAAGTTACGTACGATTTCTCCTACAGTAGTTCCTAATCCAATCTGTACAGGGTTACTTCCGCCAACGTTTGATGTTGGTGCTGTACCTGAGGATAATGTTTTTAAGAAAACATTTTCGAAGTTAACTTGACTGGCTTTAAAGCCAGTTGTGTTCATATTAGCAATGTTATCAGAAATAACATCAATTCTAGACTGGTTTGCTGTAATACCACTTATTGCTGTAAATAATCCTTGTGACATATTTCCTCCCCTTTATTTTAGTCTTCTATTTTATGCTTCTAATTGAGTTTATTGGATATTCTGTATTATTTATTACTATATTTGTACCTTTATCACTAATTTTAGCCTCCGTTACTGCTCCTGTTATCGTATTTTTTGAATTTTCAGGATCTGTAATCGTTACTTCCTTTCCAATTAGACTGCTGGCTTGCATAATTTCATTCGTATTTGCTACATTGGACATATTTTTATTTAACTTTTGTATTTCACTAATTTGTGTAAATTGTGCCTGTTGTGAGATAAATTCTGTATTGCCCATTGGATTTAAAGGATCTTGATATTTTAATTGCATCATTAGAAGCTGTAAAAAGCTATCCTGATCCATTGTAGATTGACCAACTCTCTCCTGGGACTTTTCTGCATTAACTTTTGCTGTACTATTAACAATATTTGTCATTGAATCTTGGACGTTCATGATTCTACTCCCCAATTAAACTCTATAATCAACCCTTCCTTGTGTAACTTGTCCAGAGCTATTACTTGTCAAATTTGTATTTTCCTCCATCTCAGAATTATCTATATTTGAGTAAATATTAGTTCTTTCCTGATGAGCTGTTTGTCTGCTTGAATTTGAATTTTGGTTTGGATTTGATGAGTTTTGATTTGCTTGCTCAAACTTTTGGAAGTTTTGATCCTGTTGTAATGTACTATTATTGTTATTTGAATTTGAGGTATTTGTTTCTTGAACACTAATTGCTAGTTTATTAACGTTAACTCCTTGATCTAGTAGATTTTGTCTAAGAGTTTCAAGCCCTTTATTTAATATATCTTTGACTTGAGAGTTTTCCGCTGTTATTTGAGCAGTTACGACTCCATCTTTACTAACCAGATTAATATCAACCTTGCCCAAGTTTTCAGGTCTTAAAGTAATTATTACTTGAGATTTAGTATCACTTAGTTCTGCAGTTGCTTTATTAATTACTTGATCCATTACAGAGTTACTTAATGTTTGTTTGGTATCTTTTGAATCAAGAATTTTATCAAACCCCATAGTTTTATGAGCATTTATTTCTAATAAACCGCTATGAGATTCATGATTATTAATTTTGGCTGTAAATTCATTTAGTTGTTGATTATGTTTTTGATCTAAATGTGATTCGGTAGAATTATTCTGTAATTCTATTTTTGTAGTTATAGACTTGTCTTTTGTATCAACGTATTTTGTATTATCATTTATATCGTGTTTTACAGTGCTTTTTTCGGATAAATTTTTATTCTGTACTTGCATTTGTTGAATTTGGTGTTTATTAATATCAACTTTGGTTGAATCTTCCTGCTCTTTTTGAGGTTTAGTTTCAACTTGAGCTTTTATCTCTACTTTTTGGGAGTCTTTTAGAATTTCTTGCCTTAATGTATTAACCTGATCATTATTTTTGTGTTCAAGTTTAATTTCATTTTGCTGCTTAACTTGATTTATAGACTGTTTATTAATTAAATTATCCTGTTTAAGTTGGTTATTACTGCTCAGTTTTTCTGGATTAGGCACTGTTTCTACAATATTCAAGCTTTGAGCATTGGTTTGGGGTTCTCTTGAACTTGAAGCAGCATTAGCACGGGTTATATTTAACGCTTTTTTTTCTGTTTGTTCTGCCTGAGGGGCATTTATTTGATGATTTGATAATTGATCTTTAATATGAGCTAAACTTTCTTTTTGATTAGCTTTATTTTCGGTTTCATTAGCTTTTACGTTTGTATTTACTTTCATATCTTTTTGTTGGATAGAAGTATTGGCAGTAACACTGTTTGTGTTTTCAGCTTTTGTTTGTTGTACGGGACTTTGAGTGGTATTATTAACAACATTGTTCAAGTTTTTAGACACAATAGAATGTTGATTTGCATTTTGTGCAACATTATTAGAGTTTTTAGATTGAGAAGTTACTTCTTGACGACTATTTACAGAAGTTTTAACTTCTGTAGGCACTACAACATTATTTACTATAGGTGTTGCAATATTATTTACTAATTGTATTTTTGCTTTTAATTCCGCATTATCAAGACCATTGACTTTAGTATTATTTGGGTTGTCAGTGTTTTTTTGAACTTGCTGGTTTTCTTTTGCTTCGGTTTTCTCTTGTTTTATTTCAACGGTTTCATCTTTTCTTTCAGCACTTAATTTTGTTTCCGAGAAATTTTGCCTTGCATTATTATTTTGGTTAAATTGTGCTTCTTTTATTGTATTAGATTGATTTTCTCTAGATAAAAAAGAGGATTCCTGATTATATGTGTTTGAATTTTCTGATGGTTTTCTATCATGTTCATTTGCATTTCTAAAGTGATCCTGAGGTTGTTCGTTTGTTTTTTCAAAAGTCTCAGGTTCTCTATAAGCTAGATTTTGAGATTTATCAGCATAATTCTGGTTATAATCTTGATAATGATTATAAAAATCTCTTCTTCTATCAATTAGCTCGTTCTCGTGTAATTTTTCAAGCCGTTTTTCATAAGTATTATCGTTGTCATTAACGTTACTTAGAATTCTGTAAAACTCATCTTTAATTGTTTCAGAATCGTTATTATTTAATGTGCCTTTTTCTGAAAACAATTTTGTTTCTTTAGGTTCTACCAGCATTTCTAAAGCCGTCATATTTTTCCCCTTAATTTAACAGGTAGTCTATTCCCAAGTCTTAATGTATAAGTTAATATCCGGATCTTTTTTGCCTATTTGTTGCTATTTCATCGATTTGCAGCATATCTAGTCTTTCAAAATTTTCTTTAAATTCTTTTAACGCTTTTTCTTTTAGTTTTTCAAGCATTGTTTTAGCTTTTAATGCTTCTAATACTTTCTGTTTTTTCTCCTCAAGCTCAATTTCTATACTTGCAATTATTTTATGCTGATCCTTAATATCAGATTTTAGTTTTTCTATATAGTTTTGATGGCAACAAATTATCATAAGATCTATTTGGGTACCAGCTGTCAATAAGCTTTCCAATTCACTTTTTGATTTTTTCTGCAATTCATAAAGTTGCTCCAGATGTTTTACCGCCTGATTTAACTTAAATTCAACTTTGGATAAAGCTAATTGACAGTTCTCAAGGGC
This genomic window from Candidatus Melainabacteria bacterium RIFOXYA2_FULL_32_9 contains:
- a CDS encoding flagellar export protein FliJ, with translation MKKFKFKLQSVLDARIKALENCQLALSKVEFKLNQAVKHLEQLYELQKKSKSELESLLTAGTQIDLMIICCHQNYIEKLKSDIKDQHKIIASIEIELEEKKQKVLEALKAKTMLEKLKEKALKEFKENFERLDMLQIDEIATNRQKRSGY